One genomic window of Peromyscus maniculatus bairdii isolate BWxNUB_F1_BW_parent chromosome 2, HU_Pman_BW_mat_3.1, whole genome shotgun sequence includes the following:
- the Dmac1 gene encoding distal membrane-arm assembly complex protein 1, whose product MGSSWSANDELPGSPSTAAPANPPAKAAAPASLAQDSAFKNCWSCRLLSGSALLGAGAYVYLLARRPMKQGMPPNPGAITQMVVGISIACWGVVVLADPRGKSHRVV is encoded by the exons ATGGGGTCCTCGTGGTCGGCGAATGACGAGCTTCCCGGGTCTCCATCCACAGCTGCCCCCGCGAACCCACCTGCGAAAGCAGCCGCGCCGGCCTCCCTCGCACAGGactctgcttttaaaaactgctggAGCTGTCGCTTGCTTTCTGGGTCTGCGCTCTTGGGGGCGGGCGCCTACGTCTACCTGCTGGCCAGGAGGCCCATGAAGCAGGGGATGCCGCCGAACCCAGGCGCCATAACGCAGATGGTCGTCGGCATCA gtATTGCCTGTTGGGGTGTAGTTGTCCTGGCAGACCCCAGAGGGAAGTCCCACCGAGTTGTTTGA